The nucleotide sequence CGACCCAGAACAACCACAGTTGGCCGATCGCGGATCCGCCCACAAAGACGGCCGGTCCTGTGCTGCGTGCCGGGTTCACGCTGCAGTTGGTCAACGGGATGTCGACCAGGTGAATCAGTGTCAGCGTCAATCCGATGGCGATGCCCGCGGCGGCCGGTGAAGCGTGCTTGGAGGTCGCCCCCAAGATCACGATCAAAAAGATGAACGTGCAAACGATTTCGGCAACCAAAGCGGCCAGCATGCTGTACCCGCTGGGCGAAAATTCGCCGTATCCGTTTGCCGCCAATCGGCCTTCGGTGATGACATAGCCATCGGGCCCCTGTTGCAACAGAAAATACAGCAAGCCGGACGCGGCGATCGCCCCGACGACTTGGGCGATCACATAGCCGGGCAATTCGGCAGGCTTGAATCGACCCGCGGCCGTCAAGCCAACCGTCACCGCGGGGTTCAAGTGACAACCCGAAACACCACCAAAGGCGTACGCACATCCCAAGACCGTCAGACCGAACGCGAAGCTGACGCCCAAGTATCCGAATCCCATGTTGGTGGCCAATGCGGCGGATTCTTCGTTGGGAATGTTGGCCGCGAAGACCGCTGCACCGCAGCCGCCGAAAACCAGAATGAACGTGCCGATCATCTCGGCCAATAACTTGCGATGCATAAGCGACATCCTTCGCCAAAAATCAAAGTGTGGGGTGTGGGGGACACACTCTTTCGCGGAGTCGATCATCGCGGACCGCACCGGAATCGTCGTACCACGCCGGTTTCAGACCTGGTTTCAATGGTCACCCCACGACTTACCGGTCGTCGGGATTGAAAGGATCGATCGGGGCAGGTTTCGCTTGAGGGATGCGCGTGGCCGAAGTTTTCCGGGTTTTTTACCGACTGCGTTTGGTTTGTCGGCAAGAACCTATTGTCTAACCATTGCGCTTTCAGGCGGCTGAAAGCTTCCAAGGCAGTACGGAAAACGAAACGAACCATGCCCAGCGAACGCCCCACCACCGACCGGAAAGCTCTGCAAGTCAATCTGGATTCCCGACGCTATGGATCGTTCGCCGAAATTGGTGCCGGCCAAGAAGTCGTTCGGTGGTTCTTTCGCGTCGGTGCTGCCGCTGGCACGATCGCCAAAAGCATGTCCGCCTATGACATGTCCGTCAGCGACGCGATCTATGGCAAATGCGACCGCTACGTTTGTCGCCAGCGGTTGGAAGACATGCTGGATCGCGAACACAAATTGAACTTGGAACGGTTGCGTGAAAGCCGTGGCGATTCGACCGCCTTCTTTGCGTTCGCCGACACTGTTTCGGCCCGCAACTATCACGGCACCAACGAATGCCACGGATGGATGGGGATTCGTTTCCAGGCACACCCGCGGGACGAAGACAGCCAGATCATCATTCACGTCCGAATGCTGGACAAGAACATGGAAGCACAGCAAGAAGCGCTCGGTATCGTCGGCGTGAACTTGTTGTACGGTGCGTTCTTCATGCACCACGAACCCGAACAATTGCTCGAATCGTTGTTGGACAATCTGTCGACGCAGCGGATCGAGATCGACATGATTGAGTTTTCCGGCATCGCATTCCGTCACGTTGACAACCGGGTGATGAGCCTGCGATTGGTGCAGCTGGGACTCAGTAACGCCGCAATGTTCTCCGCATCGGGCGACGTCCTACAGCCGTCGGAAGTCCTGTACAAGCGACCGATTCTGGTCGAACGCGGCAGCTTTCGCCCGGTCACCCATGTCAACTTGGACATGCTGTCGGCCGCACGGGAAAGCTTCAAAAAGGAAGCCGACGTGGAAGAGGACCGCATCGTCCAATTGGCCGAAATCACCATGCGGAATTTGCAAGCCAACGGCGACATCGATCTGCGTGACTTCCTGGCCCGCGCCGACACCTTGGCCGCATGCGGCATGACGGTGTTGATCTCCGACTACTTCGAATTTTATCGCTTGGCCGCCTACCTTTCGCGGTACACGAAAGAGCGGATCGGGATCACGCTGGGTGCCGGCAGCCTGGCCGAACTGTTCAACGAAAAGTATTACACCGGTCTGGAAGGCGGCATCTTGGAATCGTTCGGACGCATGTTCAAGAACGATTTGAAGCTGTACATCTACCCGCTGTTGGATCGCGAAACGGGCACACTGACGACGGTCGACAACCTTTCGGTCTCGCCCGACTTGGACAAGCTTTATCACTATTTGGTCGACACCGGGTGCATCGAACAGCTGGACGCATACAACCCGGAACACCTTTCGACGTTCTCACGCGAAGTGTTGAAGATGATCGACGCGGGCGACCCGGCTTGGGAAGACCATGTACCGGCGGAAGTGGCCAGCGTGATCAAACGACGCGGATTCTTCGGCCACAAAGCCGGCGTGACGGAATCTCGCCTGGCTGCGATGTTGCCGCCGACCCCCAGCATCGGCATGCCGGCGAACATCTGACTCTCTCCGCATCAGCACTCGGGCCCGCATCAGCACTCGGGCCCGCATCAGCACTCGGGCCCGCATCAGCACTCGGGCCCGCATCAGCACTCGGGCCCGCATCAGCACTCGGGCCCGCATCAGCACTTGAGCACAGCGTGAAACTGGATCGCTGTGGCGGCGAGAGGGCGTTTTGGCGTATGGACAACCGGTCCGTCCTGAATTGGCGGCAAAGAATCCGGCTTTCCCTGCCGCCAACTCGACTTTCAGGCTGCGGTTCCGATGC is from Crateriforma conspicua and encodes:
- a CDS encoding TonB-dependent receptor → MPSERPTTDRKALQVNLDSRRYGSFAEIGAGQEVVRWFFRVGAAAGTIAKSMSAYDMSVSDAIYGKCDRYVCRQRLEDMLDREHKLNLERLRESRGDSTAFFAFADTVSARNYHGTNECHGWMGIRFQAHPRDEDSQIIIHVRMLDKNMEAQQEALGIVGVNLLYGAFFMHHEPEQLLESLLDNLSTQRIEIDMIEFSGIAFRHVDNRVMSLRLVQLGLSNAAMFSASGDVLQPSEVLYKRPILVERGSFRPVTHVNLDMLSAARESFKKEADVEEDRIVQLAEITMRNLQANGDIDLRDFLARADTLAACGMTVLISDYFEFYRLAAYLSRYTKERIGITLGAGSLAELFNEKYYTGLEGGILESFGRMFKNDLKLYIYPLLDRETGTLTTVDNLSVSPDLDKLYHYLVDTGCIEQLDAYNPEHLSTFSREVLKMIDAGDPAWEDHVPAEVASVIKRRGFFGHKAGVTESRLAAMLPPTPSIGMPANI
- the aqpZ gene encoding aquaporin Z; this translates as MHRKLLAEMIGTFILVFGGCGAAVFAANIPNEESAALATNMGFGYLGVSFAFGLTVLGCAYAFGGVSGCHLNPAVTVGLTAAGRFKPAELPGYVIAQVVGAIAASGLLYFLLQQGPDGYVITEGRLAANGYGEFSPSGYSMLAALVAEIVCTFIFLIVILGATSKHASPAAAGIAIGLTLTLIHLVDIPLTNCSVNPARSTGPAVFVGGSAIGQLWLFWVAPLAGAALAGMVSRIVNADDADAA